The nucleotide window TCTTCTGGAACAATAGACAAAATTATTACAACCGATTTTTTAACATATGAACACACCGACGGGTTAAATATGCTCTTTATAGAGGCCCAATACTTTTACTCTATTTACTCTGGTAAATATAATTTTGATGTTTCTGTTTTTGCTGGAGGAGGTGGTGGAATTGCCCTTCCTGTTTCTAATATACAACTTTTAGGTAAAAAAAGAAGTGATAGATTACATATTGCAGGTTTTGGTGTTTCGGTTAAAACAGGTTTAGAATTTACAATATGGAAAGATTATTTTTTTCGTACAACAGCCAAAGCCGGGTATATTAATTTACTAGATGTCTTAACCAGTTATGACGGCGACAAAGCCAAACAAAAAATTAATTACCTAGAATATATTGGTGTATTTGGTATTCGCTTTTAGTTTTTAGACCCTATTTTTGCTGTAACAACCGTTTTAATATTTCCTCTTACGGTAAACTCTCCTTTTATTTCTAAATAATGCGGATCTAAAAGCTTAGATAAATCATTTAAAATATCATTGGTAACATCTTCGTGAAATACTTTTTTATTACGAAAAGAATTAATGTATAGCTTTAAAGATTTTAATTCCACACACCATTTTTTAGGAATGTAATGAATATAAATAGTAGCGAAATCAGGAAAACCACTTCTTGGGCATATACAAGTAAATTCGGGGCAGCAAAATTCAATATCATACTTTCTGTTTTGTGTGCGGTTTTCAAATCGCTCTAACTGGTTATTTTCTATTGCTAATTCGCCATATAATTTTGTCATATTAATTAACCTCCCTTAAAACTTGATTTAATGAAGTTTTTTTATCGGTAGACTCACTTCTTTTACCTATAATTAACGCACAACTAACAGGGTAAGTTCCTTTTTTAAAAACTTTATTACGCATGCCAGAAATAACTACGGCATTTTCTGGAACTTCTAATTTAAAAATTCTAGACCCTTTTTCATCAAACACTTTTTTGGTATTTACTAGGCTTTCATAATTTTCAAATTCACCACTAACATCAATAATAGGAGTACTAGCGGTTAAGTTTACACCCGAAGCAATAACGGCCATTTTTTTTACTAAAAATCCTTCTACCACAGACACTCGACTTCCTAAAAATACATTATCTTCTATAATTACCGGTGTAGCTTGTAAAGGTTCTAGCACCCCTCCCAAACCCACTCCACCAGAAATATGAACATTTTTACCCACTTGTGCACAAGAACCCACCGTGGCCCAAGTATCTACTAAAGTTCCTGCTCCCACATAAGCTCCAATATTAATGTATGAGGGCATTAACACACAGTTTTGTTCCACAAAAGCGCCTTTTCTAACTAAAGCTTGTGGAGCTACTCGAACACCTTGTTTGACTGTCCACTGCTTTAAAGGAATTTTATCTACAAAAGAAAAATTATTTGACGCAATAACTTCCATTTTACGAATTTTAAAAAATAATAAAATGCTTTGTTTTAACCATTCATGAAGCACCCAAATATTTTTTTCAAAATTATAAGTGCATAGTCGCAACTTACCTTGATCTAAATCTTCTATACATTGATTTACCGTTTTATGTAATAAATCATTACTAATATCCAATTTGTCATTAAGTAGGTCTTGGTAAAATTTTTCTATTGTTTTTTGCATTTTTAAAGACTTAGCACTTTTTTAATAGCTAGTATATTTTTATCTTCCACTTTACGCCGATTTTTTTCCAAGCGAGGTAATTCATAAGTAATAGTGGGGATATCTCGTTCCAAACCGGCATAAGTTCCTAAACAACCAGGAGTGGGGTATCCAATATCTTCTACTATTTTATAATCAGTAATTTGACTTAAAATAGTGGCTTCTTTTTTACAATTACCATTAATATTTAAGCAAGGTTTCCAAGAATGTAAACTAATAATAAATTCTATCTTTTTTTCTGTAATAAATTGTACTAAATTTTTGTTTTCCACTTCACTACATGGACTGGTTCCTGGAAAGTACTTTTCTTTTTCCTCTTTACTAGTCCAATCTGTTGTGGGCAAATTACGATTTAAATCCACTGCATTGGCATTTTTTCTAGTTTCTAAAAGTATTCCGTC belongs to Pseudobdellovibrionaceae bacterium and includes:
- a CDS encoding 2,3,4,5-tetrahydropyridine-2,6-dicarboxylate N-succinyltransferase, with amino-acid sequence MQKTIEKFYQDLLNDKLDISNDLLHKTVNQCIEDLDQGKLRLCTYNFEKNIWVLHEWLKQSILLFFKIRKMEVIASNNFSFVDKIPLKQWTVKQGVRVAPQALVRKGAFVEQNCVLMPSYINIGAYVGAGTLVDTWATVGSCAQVGKNVHISGGVGLGGVLEPLQATPVIIEDNVFLGSRVSVVEGFLVKKMAVIASGVNLTASTPIIDVSGEFENYESLVNTKKVFDEKGSRIFKLEVPENAVVISGMRNKVFKKGTYPVSCALIIGKRSESTDKKTSLNQVLREVN
- the queF gene encoding NADPH-dependent 7-cyano-7-deazaguanine reductase QueF — its product is MTKLYGELAIENNQLERFENRTQNRKYDIEFCCPEFTCICPRSGFPDFATIYIHYIPKKWCVELKSLKLYINSFRNKKVFHEDVTNDILNDLSKLLDPHYLEIKGEFTVRGNIKTVVTAKIGSKN
- a CDS encoding murein peptide amidase A, whose amino-acid sequence is MQNNYSIGRTTNGLPIMACDFGLKGKPILLLAGVHGDEIEGVSLAKTLIADFIKSFNYNVQLTVIAEFNLDGILLETRKNANAVDLNRNLPTTDWTSKEEKEKYFPGTSPCSEVENKNLVQFITEKKIEFIISLHSWKPCLNINGNCKKEATILSQITDYKIVEDIGYPTPGCLGTYAGLERDIPTITYELPRLEKNRRKVEDKNILAIKKVLSL